From Humisphaera borealis, the proteins below share one genomic window:
- a CDS encoding dicarboxylate/amino acid:cation symporter gives MQTPDDANPTDPTDGPGPISRAFAAYDRVPLYLRIVVGLVLGVVIGTILNLAGAADAPPATAQPATQPTTLPATQPAANAEAVATSLPATQVSPQPQTASAATQPSTRPAVAPPSRPVAAVVAGGMDLFAKYVIQFLAALAPPLILLAIVRALLTAKVEGRQGAYMVFLLFVNTLVAICVGLLVANVIRPGHFAHGSGTAPPKGVGDVDIVKQLLENIPVSLLEPLVSGRVIGVVIVALTFGMAARKLKDRRREMVEDLIEAGFDTIIVVLHWVIWLVPLAVLCKVGAILGTKGYKPFVALGVFVIAVLVALALQATWYLGRIKWKTWIHPTFLLQQTRDALVMAFSTGSSTATMPVTYERLRNGVGLRERSASLGALVGSNFNNDGTALYEAMAALFVAQMLGIELSFGQQILVVLTSVIASVGAAGIPEAGLVTMTLVFTAVDLPTTYIPFLLPVDWFLDRCRTAINVMGDMNVACLLDGKEKETPEEAQAAAQTAPAT, from the coding sequence ATGCAAACACCGGACGATGCCAATCCCACCGATCCGACCGACGGGCCGGGCCCGATTTCGCGGGCTTTCGCGGCTTATGACCGCGTTCCGCTTTACCTCCGCATCGTGGTCGGGCTTGTGCTCGGCGTGGTGATCGGAACGATCCTGAATCTGGCCGGCGCGGCTGATGCCCCGCCGGCGACCGCGCAACCCGCCACCCAGCCGACTACCTTGCCGGCAACCCAGCCGGCGGCAAACGCCGAGGCCGTCGCGACCTCCCTCCCAGCAACCCAAGTTTCGCCCCAGCCTCAAACAGCGTCGGCTGCCACCCAGCCGTCCACTAGGCCGGCGGTCGCACCGCCGAGCCGACCGGTGGCCGCGGTAGTTGCCGGCGGCATGGATCTGTTCGCCAAGTACGTCATTCAGTTTCTGGCAGCCCTGGCACCGCCCCTGATTCTGCTGGCCATCGTCCGCGCACTGCTGACCGCCAAGGTCGAGGGACGCCAGGGTGCCTACATGGTGTTCCTGCTCTTCGTCAACACGTTGGTGGCGATCTGCGTCGGTTTGTTGGTCGCGAACGTCATCCGGCCCGGCCATTTCGCCCATGGCAGCGGAACGGCCCCGCCGAAAGGCGTCGGCGATGTCGACATCGTCAAGCAACTGCTCGAAAACATCCCGGTCAGCCTGCTCGAGCCGCTGGTCAGCGGCCGCGTGATCGGCGTGGTCATCGTCGCGCTCACGTTCGGCATGGCCGCACGGAAGCTCAAGGACCGTCGACGGGAGATGGTCGAAGACCTGATCGAAGCTGGGTTCGACACCATCATCGTTGTGCTGCACTGGGTGATCTGGCTGGTGCCACTGGCGGTGCTGTGCAAGGTCGGGGCGATCCTGGGAACCAAGGGCTACAAGCCCTTCGTCGCCTTGGGCGTCTTCGTCATCGCCGTCCTGGTGGCGCTGGCGCTGCAGGCGACCTGGTACCTCGGGCGGATCAAGTGGAAGACCTGGATCCATCCGACGTTCCTCCTTCAGCAGACAAGAGACGCACTGGTCATGGCGTTCAGCACCGGCAGCTCGACCGCGACCATGCCAGTCACCTACGAGCGGCTGCGCAACGGCGTCGGCCTGCGGGAGCGCTCGGCCAGCCTGGGTGCGCTCGTCGGCAGTAACTTCAACAACGACGGCACCGCACTTTACGAGGCGATGGCGGCGCTCTTCGTCGCGCAGATGCTGGGGATCGAGTTGTCCTTCGGACAACAGATTCTCGTCGTGCTGACTAGTGTCATCGCGTCGGTCGGGGCGGCCGGCATTCCCGAGGCCGGGCTGGTCACCATGACACTGGTGTTCACCGCCGTCGACCTCCCGACCACCTATATCCCATTCCTGCTGCCGGTGGACTGGTTCCTGGACCGCTGCCGGACGGCGATCAATGTCATGGGCGATATGAACGTCGCCTGCCTGCTCGACGGCAAGGAAAAGGAAACGCCCGAGGAAGCCCAAGCCGCGGCACAGACGGCACCTGCGACCTAG
- a CDS encoding radical SAM protein: protein MSKLSFNIDDVISGKARLTDAQALELHSNASLHDLGQWAHAVTLRLHPEDYRTYVIDRNINYTNVCTAKCTFCAFRRDHEDSDAYTLTYDTIGEKIKELVAIGGTQILMQGGMNDRLPIEWYEDLLRYIKSTFPTVHIHAFSPPEFVEFERFFNMDVRDIIRRLHKAGLDTIPGGGGEIFAPRVRKRIGIGKASGDDWLRVMRVAHEEGLNTSATMLIGHIEFVRERIEHMAAIRDMQDYARALSGHGELSGVVRRCISRWPGIFERSAFKPAEVASAPGSYTAFIHWPFQRENTPLGRAKEWDPDTYGPFDDSTNEDILRGRVVRMAGADEYLRMLAIARLYFDNVPSLQSSWVTMGPKVGQLAMMFGANDMGSIMMEENVVSAAGTTYSLAERDICRLIRDAGWVPSQRDQYYNILKRHDGADAPDLQPLAQPPMRNVKQIDKQFIGAAPGIDDGADSSVRVQLPLLGDAR, encoded by the coding sequence ATGTCCAAGCTCTCCTTCAATATCGACGACGTCATTTCCGGCAAGGCCCGCCTGACCGATGCGCAGGCGCTCGAGCTGCATTCCAACGCCAGCCTGCACGACCTGGGCCAGTGGGCCCACGCCGTCACGCTGCGGCTGCACCCCGAGGACTACCGCACCTACGTTATCGATCGCAACATCAACTACACCAACGTCTGCACGGCCAAGTGCACGTTCTGCGCGTTCCGCCGGGATCACGAAGATTCCGACGCCTACACGCTGACCTACGACACCATCGGCGAAAAAATTAAGGAACTCGTCGCGATCGGCGGCACGCAGATCCTGATGCAAGGCGGCATGAACGACCGCCTGCCGATCGAGTGGTATGAAGACCTGCTGCGGTACATCAAGAGCACGTTCCCAACCGTTCACATCCACGCCTTCAGCCCGCCGGAGTTCGTGGAGTTCGAGCGGTTCTTCAACATGGACGTCCGGGACATCATCCGCCGACTGCACAAGGCCGGCCTTGATACGATCCCCGGCGGCGGCGGCGAGATCTTCGCGCCCCGCGTCCGCAAGCGCATCGGCATTGGCAAGGCCAGCGGCGATGATTGGCTCCGCGTCATGCGCGTTGCGCACGAGGAAGGGCTGAACACCTCGGCGACGATGCTGATCGGCCACATCGAGTTCGTCCGCGAACGGATCGAACACATGGCAGCAATCCGCGACATGCAGGACTACGCCCGCGCGCTATCGGGTCACGGCGAACTGTCCGGGGTTGTCCGACGTTGCATCAGCCGGTGGCCCGGCATCTTCGAACGGTCGGCGTTCAAGCCGGCAGAGGTGGCGTCCGCGCCCGGCTCCTACACCGCCTTCATCCACTGGCCCTTCCAGCGCGAAAACACGCCGCTCGGCCGCGCCAAGGAATGGGATCCCGACACCTACGGCCCGTTCGACGACAGCACCAACGAAGACATCCTCCGCGGCCGCGTCGTCCGGATGGCCGGTGCCGACGAATACCTGCGCATGCTCGCGATCGCACGGCTCTACTTCGACAACGTCCCGTCGCTGCAAAGCAGTTGGGTGACGATGGGCCCGAAGGTCGGCCAACTGGCGATGATGTTCGGCGCCAATGACATGGGCAGCATCATGATGGAAGAGAACGTCGTCAGCGCCGCCGGCACGACCTACAGCCTGGCCGAGCGTGACATCTGCCGCCTGATCCGCGACGCCGGCTGGGTGCCGTCGCAGCGCGACCAGTACTACAACATCCTCAAGCGTCACGACGGCGCCGACGCCCCCGACCTTCAGCCCCTGGCCCAGCCGCCGATGCGGAACGTGAAGCAGATCGACAAGCAGTTCATCGGCGCCGCGCCGGGGATTGACGACGGGGCGGATAGCAGCGTACGAGTCCAATTGCCGCTGCTTGGCGACGCCCGGTAA
- a CDS encoding Sec-independent protein translocase subunit TatA/TatB, producing MLFASSPAVLVPSASVYTLAFSLPNGYEWIVIGLIALLIFGKRLPGAARGMGQAFREFKAGMNGLNLSHTDTPDDKAIAVRDTPK from the coding sequence ATGCTGTTCGCTTCCTCCCCCGCCGTTCTGGTTCCCTCCGCTTCCGTTTACACGCTCGCGTTCTCGTTGCCCAACGGCTACGAGTGGATCGTCATCGGCCTGATCGCGCTGCTCATTTTCGGCAAGCGGCTGCCGGGCGCGGCCCGCGGTATGGGCCAGGCGTTCCGCGAGTTTAAGGCCGGCATGAACGGATTGAACCTCAGCCATACCGACACCCCCGACGACAAGGCGATCGCCGTCCGCGACACGCCCAAGTGA
- a CDS encoding NHL repeat-containing protein — protein sequence MHRPIPLFALIAVACLTAVVSAEKVVVVAGGGTGGSGSKATDAKLGQVFGAQFDPAGNLWVVEYSNRLWKIDTAGVITAVAGDGTKGNKGDGGPATAAQLNVPHSLAIDKKTGDVYIGDTGNYTVRKIDAKTGIMSTFAGTGTKGTSGNGGLASAATFGGLYCVQFDPQCEHLVLADLDHKQVRVIDMKTGKVTLAAGNGQRGAPADGADAAASPLADPRAAAMDAAGNLYILERGVNALRVVTPDGKIKTVAGSGKKGSGGDGGPALAAEMNGPKHIWVEADGNVLIADAENHLIRRYDVKTQKIERVAGTGKAGTAGVGGDPKQAELKRPHGIYQSPDGTLYISDSYNGRVLRIEK from the coding sequence ATGCACCGCCCGATTCCACTCTTTGCGTTGATCGCTGTCGCCTGCCTGACTGCGGTCGTGTCGGCCGAGAAAGTGGTCGTCGTTGCCGGTGGCGGCACCGGCGGCAGCGGGTCGAAAGCAACCGATGCCAAGCTGGGACAGGTTTTCGGCGCCCAGTTCGACCCAGCCGGCAACCTCTGGGTGGTCGAATACAGCAACCGGCTGTGGAAGATCGACACCGCCGGCGTGATCACAGCCGTTGCCGGGGACGGGACCAAGGGGAACAAGGGAGACGGCGGCCCGGCGACGGCGGCGCAGCTCAACGTCCCCCACTCCCTCGCAATCGATAAGAAGACCGGCGACGTCTACATCGGTGACACCGGCAACTACACCGTCCGCAAGATCGACGCCAAGACCGGCATCATGTCCACCTTCGCAGGCACCGGGACCAAGGGCACCAGCGGCAACGGCGGGCTGGCGTCGGCGGCGACTTTTGGCGGGCTGTACTGCGTGCAGTTCGATCCGCAGTGCGAGCACCTGGTGCTGGCCGATCTCGATCACAAGCAGGTTCGGGTGATCGACATGAAGACGGGCAAGGTCACCCTCGCCGCCGGCAACGGGCAGCGGGGCGCGCCCGCCGACGGGGCCGATGCCGCCGCATCGCCCCTTGCCGACCCCCGCGCCGCCGCGATGGACGCCGCCGGCAACCTGTACATCCTGGAGCGTGGCGTCAACGCGCTGCGTGTCGTCACGCCGGACGGCAAGATCAAAACCGTCGCCGGCAGCGGCAAGAAAGGCAGCGGCGGCGACGGCGGCCCGGCGCTGGCGGCAGAGATGAACGGCCCGAAGCACATCTGGGTGGAAGCCGACGGCAACGTGCTGATCGCCGACGCCGAGAACCACCTGATCCGCCGGTATGACGTCAAGACGCAGAAGATCGAGCGCGTCGCCGGCACCGGCAAGGCTGGCACGGCCGGCGTAGGCGGCGACCCGAAGCAGGCGGAACTGAAGCGCCCCCACGGCATCTACCAGTCGCCGGACGGGACGCTGTACATCAGCGACAGCTACAACGGGCGGGTGCTGCGGATTGAAAAGTAG